Within Nitrosopumilus sp., the genomic segment GTACCTTGCCATCCACAAACATAGAAGATTGTGTTCTCTTTAGTAATTTTATCTTCAATTAATTCTTCTAATGGAGAAAGTCCGCTTTCTCTTGGTCTTAGGAATGTTTCAACTCTTCCAACTTGTCCTGCCCAAGATCTGTTAAACCATTCTTGTGGTCTACTAATAGCAGCTCTGTATCTGAAATTCCAGACATCTTTGCCTTTAGCAATACTCTCATTTTCAAGACCAGTTAACAAATCTTTATAGCTTAATTCATCAACATAACTTGCACCATGTAAGACAACAATCTCTCGTTTGTCTCCTGAATCATGTAGATGCTGTGCAAAACTTACGAATGGTGCTAATCCTGTTCCGCCACCAATACAAACAATTCTCCTGTTGTCTTTTTCACCGTTTGTCAATTCTTCATTAATCAATAATGCTCTACCAGTTGGTTTCAACCATAAAATTTCATCTCCTTCTTTTACGTTGAAGATTTGTGTAGTTAATCTTCCCGGAAGTGGTTTTCTTACCCATCTGATAACTAATTCAATGTAATCTCTATTTTCTGGATGTGATGCAATTGAATATGCTCGTCTAACAATTTTTCCATTTTCTACAGGATTTGGTAATCCTAATGTAATGAATTGTCCTGCTTTGTATTCTGGTACAGGACCGTCTTTTGGAACAAGTCTGATAATTACAAGATCTTCTTTCAACAATTGTACATATGTGACAGTTGCTTTGTTATCTACGACCATAACGATTGAATCAGCATTTGCAAGGTTAAATATATTGTGTTAATTTCATAACGGGATTATCTTATTGACCGCTAAACGTTAATAACCAATTTGAAAACCGTATTTCAATCAGATTTCTGATTAATGGGCCGGTCGTCTAGTCCGGTAGGATAGGTGCATGGCATGCATCGGATCGAGGGTTCAAATCCCTTCCGGTCCACTTATTTTTTTAATTAAAGAAACCATTTTTTCTAATTCAGAATCTTTTTCTGTTAAAATCTCATTAATTTTTTCTTCAGAAATTGAAATTTTTAAATCAATAATTGCTTGTAATGCACTTTTTTTTACTTCTAAATTAGAATCTGCTAATCCTTCCAGAAATATTTCTCTAGCTTCTCTAGCTTTGAGATGTCCTAATGCTCCTAGTGCACATGATCTTACCATAGAGCGTTCATCATTTACAAGTTTGATTATTTCAGGAATTGCTTCAGTTTCATTTCTGTTTGCTAAAACTAATGATGCAAATCCTCTGATGTTTTTATTTGCAGTTTTTAAACTATCAATTAAAAAATTTGAAATTTTGTTTTTGTTTAATATTAGAGAACTAAATGCCTCCCCTCTTACTTTGATATCATCATCATCTAACTGAGAGATAATTTTTCCCAAAATTTCTGGATTGTTTACATTATCCAAAGTCTCTAAAATTTTGATTTTTTCTTTACTACTTCCATTTTCTAAAACTTTTGAAATATTTTCCAAGTTATGACTAAATTCCTTGTTTCTAGTTAATAATGGTTCAAATTTTTCAAAAATTTTTCATTTAATTCGAAAATATACTTTTAGCTTTAAATTATCCTTAAATACCAATTTTTGCATGTCAAGTGAAACTCGAGACACCGTATTCATTGGTAAGAAACCATTGATGGCATATGTTACATCAACGCTAATTCAATTGGCAAACTTACCTTCCGTCAACATCAAAGCTAGAGGACTCAGCATTGGACGTGCTGTCGATGTAGCTCAAATCATTGCAAGAAAGACAGAAAATGCAGGCTACTCTATCGGAGAAATCAAAATTGGCTCAGAATCATTAGAGTCACAAGACGGTAGAACAAGAAATGTTTCCACAATAGAAATTGAAGTAAAGAAAAACGCAAGTTAATTGTACTTTACTTGAAATTTTTTATTTTATTATTTTGATTTTTCATACTTTTTCTCCATCTTTCTAAATTTAGGAAGTTCTACCAAATCGTTGAACTGATCAAAATTGACAACTTTTTGTTTGTATTTTGTTGTGTTTCCTGATTTCTTTAATTCTTGGAGGATATTCATTGTTGCAAATGTATTTGCATACAAAACTGATAATGGATAAAGAACTATGTTGAATCCCATTTTACTTAATGTTTCAGCAGAACTTAATGGTGTTGCCCCTCCCTCAATCATATTTGCAACCAATGGAGCCTTGATTTCTTTTCCAATTTTTTTCATTTCATCTACTGATCTAGGTGCTTCAACAAAAACTGCATCTGCTCCTGTTTTCTTGTTTTGTTTTCCACGCTCAATTGCTTCATCTAATCCTTTTGTAGCTCTTGCATCTGTTCTTGCAACTATGATGAAATCTTTATTTTCTCTTGCATCAATTGCAGCAGATAGTTTTTCAGTATATTCTTCTTGAGAAACAACATCCTTGCCTTGCATATGTCCACAACGCTTTGGCCATTTCTGATCCTCTAGAAAAATACCTGAAGCACCTGCAGATTCCAACTCTTTAACTAATTTCCATACACTCAATGCATTTCCATATCCTGTATCTGAATCAACAATTACTGGTATTGATACAGCTCTACAAATTCTTCTAGCATTATCTACAGTTTCAGTAGCTCCAATGAATCCATAATCTGGCATTCCAAATAAAGTAGCAGAAGTTCCATAACCTGTTTGGAACATTGCATCAAATCCTACCTTTTGGGCAATTTTTGCACCCAAGGCATCATAGACACCTGGAATTACAAGTGGTTTTTTTGACTTTAACATGCTACGTAAATTTTTCATGAATTTCTATTTTTTCTGAATTATTTATGATTTTAAAAATTATTTAGAAATATCTACATCTCTTGTTTCAGGATTAATTTTTGCGCCAATCAAAATGATGATCGAACCAATTATCACATTAATTCCTAATAAAATTGGAATTAGTTCTGTACCTTTTGATAGCATTGTTACTGCAATTAGTGGGGCCCATGAACCAAAAATCAATCCACCGTTGTAGATAAATCCGCTTGCACTATTTCTTACCTCAGTTGGGAATCTTTCAGACAAAAATGCAGGAATTGGTCCAAATCCTGTTGTTGCAACAATAATCAAAACTATAGTGTATGTTACTCTTTCATAAGATGATTCTGCATTATACAATCCATAGAATGTAGGTATTGCAACTATAATTGCTGCAATTGCAAAAAATGCAATAGTTTTTCTTCTTCCAATTCTTTGACTTAGAAATCCTGTAAAAATTTGACCAAACAATGAAGTCGTTGTTCCAACAATCATTAACAAAGAAACTTCAGATTTTTCAATTTCTACATAATTTTGTAAGAATGTTGGATAGAATCCAATTGATGTATAATATGCATACATCAGGCCTGTCATTAGAATCAACGAAAAAATAAACTTCTTTCTTCCTTCTTTACTTGAAAATAATTTTTTTAATGGTGATTTTGTTTTCTTTTCTTG encodes:
- a CDS encoding DNA-binding protein gives rise to the protein MSSETRDTVFIGKKPLMAYVTSTLIQLANLPSVNIKARGLSIGRAVDVAQIIARKTENAGYSIGEIKIGSESLESQDGRTRNVSTIEIEVKKNAS
- a CDS encoding isocitrate lyase/PEP mutase family protein; the encoded protein is MLKSKKPLVIPGVYDALGAKIAQKVGFDAMFQTGYGTSATLFGMPDYGFIGATETVDNARRICRAVSIPVIVDSDTGYGNALSVWKLVKELESAGASGIFLEDQKWPKRCGHMQGKDVVSQEEYTEKLSAAIDARENKDFIIVARTDARATKGLDEAIERGKQNKKTGADAVFVEAPRSVDEMKKIGKEIKAPLVANMIEGGATPLSSAETLSKMGFNIVLYPLSVLYANTFATMNILQELKKSGNTTKYKQKVVNFDQFNDLVELPKFRKMEKKYEKSK
- a CDS encoding HEAT repeat domain-containing protein; translated protein: MENISKVLENGSSKEKIKILETLDNVNNPEILGKIISQLDDDDIKVRGEAFSSLILNKNKISNFLIDSLKTANKNIRGFASLVLANRNETEAIPEIIKLVNDERSMVRSCALGALGHLKAREAREIFLEGLADSNLEVKKSALQAIIDLKISISEEKINEILTEKDSELEKMVSLIKKISGPEGI
- a CDS encoding FAD-binding oxidoreductase, with translation MVVDNKATVTYVQLLKEDLVIIRLVPKDGPVPEYKAGQFITLGLPNPVENGKIVRRAYSIASHPENRDYIELVIRWVRKPLPGRLTTQIFNVKEGDEILWLKPTGRALLINEELTNGEKDNRRIVCIGGGTGLAPFVSFAQHLHDSGDKREIVVLHGASYVDELSYKDLLTGLENESIAKGKDVWNFRYRAAISRPQEWFNRSWAGQVGRVETFLRPRESGLSPLEELIEDKITKENTIFYVCGWQGTIDGVMDFLNPKGFVTEHNKREDGSFEVKYESYG